Proteins encoded within one genomic window of Bombus terrestris chromosome 11, iyBomTerr1.2, whole genome shotgun sequence:
- the LOC100648409 gene encoding amyloid protein-binding protein 2 encodes MAETHNPPVFSPKTLYQSSVLAIANKFLRLRKYLPDLPNDVLFDVYYQLYKEKRLCLLGCDFNNLEIFSKMLTVTSRRVHLLQSFQSLIDHKIRVEEELSMSYTVCYLHVSENPAADEKLINLGLRIGGFFSDGGWYAKSEQVLLACKQLCLANNSTPQNWCRTLECCRKLLHVQAAYCEFLQAAKTHQLAIELIERLKEAGYNDYNYAAIYTEFSILFYMKSEYDEAYRWSIEALEELKPGLSARVTVDVLRQAAKSCVLKREFQRAGLLIRQAVYLAKEVFGIDHPVYSNVLIDYGFYWLNFDNIINSVNLYRDALAIRTEIFGKMNLHVALAHEDLAYALYVFEYRSGEFPEASVHIEKAIDIMLNLLHGDHLLLASAKRINALILEEIALDNTSSPLSKQNLLFKAECLHLSALQSAKEAFGERNVQTAKHYGNLGRVYQSMRKCKEAEAMHLKAIRIKEELLGPDDHEVGLSIGHLASLYNYHMNRYKDAEKLYYRSIEISLKLFGKSYSGLEYDYHGLLNVYTKLNEYPKVLKYATILNNWKMLRDKHLESEEPTIDPKRRPQPIKEIIETFFSM; translated from the exons ATGGCCGAAACACACAATCCACCGGTCTTTTCCCCGAAAACTCTTTACCAATCGAGCGTGTTGGCAATCGCGAATAAATTTCTAAGGCTGAGGAAGTATCTTCCTGATCTACCGAACGATGTCCTGTTTGATGTTTATTATCAG TTgtacaaagaaaaaagattatgtTTACTGGGGTGTGACTTCAACAATCTGGAAATCTTCTCCAAGATGTTAACAGTCACTAGCCGTCGTGTACATTTACTACAGAGCTTTCag AGCCTTATAGATCATAAAATACGAGTTGAAGAAGAGTTGAGCATGAGTTACACAGTATGCTATCTCCATGTTAGTGAAAATCCAGCTGCAGATGAGAAATTAATAAACCTAGGCTTAAGAATTGGTGGATTTTTCAGTGATGGTGGTTGGTATGCTAAAAGTGAACAGGTGTTGCTAGCATGCAAACAATTATGTCTTGCGAATAATTCAACGCCTCAGAATTGGTGTAGAACATTAGAATGTTGCAGAAA GTTGTTACACGTACAAGCAGCGTATTGCGAATTTTTACAAGCTGCAAAAACACATCAGCTTGCTATAGAGTTAATAGAACGATTAAAAGAGGCCGGGTACAATGATTACAATTATGCAGCTATATATACTGAGTTTAGTATACTTTTTTATATGAAAAGCGAGTATGATGAGGCCTACAG ATGGAGTATAGAAGCACTTGAAGAGTTGAAACCAGGGTTGTCTGCGCGTGTTACTGTTGATGTGTTAAGGCAGGCGGCAAAATCGTGTGTATTAAAACGCGAGTTTCAGAGAGCTGGCCTTTTAATCAGGCAGGCTGTATATCTTGCCAAAGAAGTATTTGGTATTGATCATCCAGTGTACAGTAACGTCCTTATAGATTATGGATTTTACTGGTTAAACTTTGATAACATAATCAACAGTGTAAACCTTTATAGG GACGCTTTAGCTATTAGAACAGAAATATTTGGTAAAATGAATTTACACGTTGCGTTAGCGCACGAGGATTTAGCTTATGCTCTTTACGTATTTGAGTATAGGTCTGGCGAATTTCCAGAAGCAAG TGTTCACATTGAGAAAGCAATAGACATAATGTTAAACCTTTTACATGGGGATCATTTGTTGTTAGCAAGCGCAAAAAGAATAAATGCATTAATTCTCGAAGAAATAGCGTTAGATAATACATCGTCGCCATTGTCGAAACAAAATCTACTATTCAAGGCTGAATGCCTTCATTTATCCGCTTTACAATCGGCAAAAGAGgcattcggcgaaagaaacgtacAAACAGCAAAACATTATGGAAATTTGGGACGTGTGTATCAAAGCATGAGGAAATGTAAG GAAGCCGAAGCAATGCATCTTAAAGCTATACGTATTAAAGAAGAATTATTAGGACCAGATGATCACGAAGTTGGATTGAGTATAGGACACTTAGCTTCGTTATATAATTACCACATGAACCGATACAAAGACGCTGAGAAGCTTTATTATAGGAGTATCGAAATTA GTTTAAAATTGTTCGGTAAAAGCTATAGTGGCCTAGAATATGATTATCATGGACTTTTAAACGTTTACACAAAACTGAACGAATACCCCAAGGTTCTAAAATATGCaacaatattaaataattggAAAATGTTAAGAGATAAACACTTGGAATCGGAAGAACCAACGATTGATCCTAAAAGACGGCCACAaccaataaaagaaataatcgaaACATTCTTTTCTATGTAA
- the LOC100648760 gene encoding uncharacterized protein LOC100648760 isoform X6, giving the protein MAIVPTGRKGAGIFSIVHKVHRMEEECPQENRRDETMMQTTVTGPNTSSDNVCDNRARASCQEEFTCSLYISRAVGPQGQVQGIPGGELLRSNLEDVIRASDPLAAWHVSETPCGLIAAFTREADAEKLLQRGDLARIFEGPVQVARFSAKDSRYRQAVLLRDVPWAIPLQDINSALTKQGITTGSVERWRQYIRVEVLDAGHYELLLRQGLDFFGAARFSAIPERWWRGGTGNAGGPLQAGPGIVSNFLETSNFQTGDGVLQCYRCQGFWHMAANCRHLPRCVRCGEPHSVEFCPRPRNNPICCHCSGPHHAAVIRKGNPRRRPRLK; this is encoded by the exons ATGGCTATTGTTCCAACAGGTAGAAAAGGGGCAG GGATATTTTCGATAGTGCACAAAGTGCACAGAATGGAAGAGGAATGCCCCCAGGAGAATAGAAGAGACGAGACAATGATGCAGACTACGGTCACGGGACCGAATACCTCATCGGATAACGTTTGCGACAATCGAGCACGTGCTTCCTGTCAAGAAGAGTTCACGTGCTCTCTGTATATCTCGCGTGCCGTCGGACCGCAAGGTCAAGTACAAGGAATACCAG GTGGCGAGCTGCTACGTTCCAATCTAGAAGATGTGATCCGCGCGTCCGATCCATTGGCAGCCTGGCATGTGTCTGAAACACCGTGTGGCCTGATTGCGGCGTTCACACGCGAAGCTGACGCAGAGAAACTGTTACAGCGTGGCGATTTGGCGCGTATATTCGAAGGACCCGTACAA GTGGCTCGATTCTCAGCAAAGGACTCTCGTTATAGACAGGCGGTTCTTCTTCGTGATGTACCTTGGGCCATTCCACTGCAAGATATTAACTCCGCGCTGACGAAACAGGGAATCACGACAGGAAGCGTTGAACGTTGGCGACAATATATACGCGTCGAG GTACTGGACGCCGGGCATTACGAGCTATTGTTGCGTCAAGGACTGGACTTTTTCGGTGCGGCTCGATTCAGTGCCATCCCAGAACGTTGGTGGCGCGGAGGAACCGGAAATGCCGGTGGACCGCTGCAGGCAGGACCGGGAATAGTCAGCAACTTTCTTGAGACATCCAACTTCCAAACGGGAGATGGTGTGCTTCAGTGTTATCGGTGCCAGGGTTTCTGGCACATGGCTGCCAACTGTAGACACCTGCCACGTTGCGTTCGATGCGGAGAGCCTCACAGCGTTGAGTTTTGCCCCAGGCCTCGAAACAATCCTATCTGCTGTCATTGTTCCGGCCCTCATCATGCCG
- the LOC100648760 gene encoding uncharacterized protein LOC100648760 isoform X5 translates to MAIVPTGRKGAGIFSIVHKVHRMEEECPQENRRDETMMQTTVTGPNTSSDNVCDNRARASCQEEFTCSLYISRAVGPQGQVQGIPGGELLRSNLEDVIRASDPLAAWHVSETPCGLIAAFTREADAEKLLQRGDLARIFEGPVQVARFSAKDSRYRQAVLLRDVPWAIPLQDINSALTKQGITTGSVERWRQYIRVEVLDAGHYELLLRQGLDFFGAARFSAIPERWWRGGTGNAGGPLQAGPGIVSNFLETSNFQTGDGVLQCYRCQGFWHMAANCRHLPRCVRCGEPHSVEFCPRPRNNPICCHCSGPHHAAAVIRKGNPRRRPRLK, encoded by the exons ATGGCTATTGTTCCAACAGGTAGAAAAGGGGCAG GGATATTTTCGATAGTGCACAAAGTGCACAGAATGGAAGAGGAATGCCCCCAGGAGAATAGAAGAGACGAGACAATGATGCAGACTACGGTCACGGGACCGAATACCTCATCGGATAACGTTTGCGACAATCGAGCACGTGCTTCCTGTCAAGAAGAGTTCACGTGCTCTCTGTATATCTCGCGTGCCGTCGGACCGCAAGGTCAAGTACAAGGAATACCAG GTGGCGAGCTGCTACGTTCCAATCTAGAAGATGTGATCCGCGCGTCCGATCCATTGGCAGCCTGGCATGTGTCTGAAACACCGTGTGGCCTGATTGCGGCGTTCACACGCGAAGCTGACGCAGAGAAACTGTTACAGCGTGGCGATTTGGCGCGTATATTCGAAGGACCCGTACAA GTGGCTCGATTCTCAGCAAAGGACTCTCGTTATAGACAGGCGGTTCTTCTTCGTGATGTACCTTGGGCCATTCCACTGCAAGATATTAACTCCGCGCTGACGAAACAGGGAATCACGACAGGAAGCGTTGAACGTTGGCGACAATATATACGCGTCGAG GTACTGGACGCCGGGCATTACGAGCTATTGTTGCGTCAAGGACTGGACTTTTTCGGTGCGGCTCGATTCAGTGCCATCCCAGAACGTTGGTGGCGCGGAGGAACCGGAAATGCCGGTGGACCGCTGCAGGCAGGACCGGGAATAGTCAGCAACTTTCTTGAGACATCCAACTTCCAAACGGGAGATGGTGTGCTTCAGTGTTATCGGTGCCAGGGTTTCTGGCACATGGCTGCCAACTGTAGACACCTGCCACGTTGCGTTCGATGCGGAGAGCCTCACAGCGTTGAGTTTTGCCCCAGGCCTCGAAACAATCCTATCTGCTGTCATTGTTCCGGCCCTCATCATGCCG